A stretch of DNA from Gemmatimonadota bacterium:
GGTCCGCCGGCTGCTCGGCTACGGGGAGACCGATCAACTGCCGGAGCTTGCCTTGCTGTTCCGGACCAAAGATGCCCGCGAAGCGCTCGCCACCGTGTTGATCGGCGAGTCGATTGCCGACCGAGAACTCTCGCTGGGCGACCGGACCTATCTGCTGAATGCCAGGCCGCTGCCAACCGGCGGGGCGGTCGTGGTGCTCCACGACCTGACTCGCCTGAAACGGCTCGAGACGGTCCGCCGGGACTTCGTGGCCAATGCCTCCCACGAACTGAAGACCCCGCTCACCGCCATCTCGGGCTACGCGGAAACGTTGTTAGCCGATGAACCGGGGCCGGCCATTACCAAACGGTTTCTGGAGACGATCCTTTCGAACGCCCTGCGGATGCAGCGGCTCGTCGACGACCAGCTGGATCTCTCCCGGATCGAATCGGGTGCCTGGACCCCCCGCTTGGACGATGTGGCCATCGAGCCGGCGGCCCGGGAGGCGTGGGCGTTGGCCACCGCGACCGAACCGGCCGCCCCGAATTTCAGTGTCGAGCTCGCACCTGAGGCAACCTGGATCACCGCCGATGCCGACGGGCTCCGCCAAATCTTCCGGAATCTCTTCGAGAATGCCGTCCGGCATACCGCGCCCAGCGGGCGGGTGACCGTGACGGCAACGTCCGACGACGGTGGGATCCGGCTCAGTGTTACCGACACCGGCGCGGGGATCGGATCGGAGCACCTACCCCGAATCTTCGAACGATTCTACCGAGTGGACCCCAGCCGGTCGCGGGAGCAGGGTGGGACCGGACTCGGCCTCGCCATCGTCAAGCACTTGGTCGAGGGCCATGGCGGACGGGTCTGGGCCGAGAGCACCCTGGGCGCTGGGACCACGATTCAGATCCAGTGGCCCGCTACTCCATCGTGATGACGACCTTGCCGCGGGCCCGCCCTTGCTCCAGATACCCGATCGCGGCTGGAAGCTCCGCCAACGGATAACGCCGATCGATCACTGAGCTGAGCTTGCCGGCCTCCATCAGGTCGCGCAAGACAGTCAGGTCCTTCTGGCTTCGCTGAGCCAGGACCATGACGAATCCCTGACTCACGAACGGTGACAGCACCGCGGCATCCAGAAACCGGCCGAGGGGTCCGATCCACCGGTTCTCGCTCGACCCGCCGACGATCACCACAACACCCTTCGGCGTCAGCACTTTCCGATACTCCGGCAAGGGGTGATTGCCAACGTTGTGGATGATGACGTCGTAACGCTCGGCGCTCTTGGTGAAGTCCTCCCGGGTGTAGTCGATGACGTGATCGGCGCCGAGGGACTTCACCAGGTCGAGGTTTCGGGTGCTGGAGACGCCGGTGACCAGGGCACTAAACAATTTCGCGATCTGAACGGCGAAGGTCCCGACGCCGCCCGAGGCGCCGTTGACGAGAACGCGCTGCCTCGGTTTGACCTGCCCTTTGTCGCGCACCGCCTGGAGCGCCGTGACCGCTGCGACCCCAATCGCGGCCGCCTGCTCGAAGGTCACGCTGTCGGGCTTGGACACGACGGCGCCGTTCTCCCGGATTGTCAGGTATTCCGCGAAGGTCCCGTCCCCGGCGCCGAAGACATGGTCGCCCGGCTTGAACCGGGTCACCACGCTCCCAACGGCTTCCACGGTGCCGGAGAAGTCAACGCCGGCGCGAGGGTCTTTCGGTTTGCCGAGACCGGAGGACAGCCGCATGACGTAGGGCTTGCCCCGCATGAAGTGCCAATCGAGCGGGTTGAGCGAGGCCGCCCGAACTTTGACGAGCAACTCGTTCGAGTCGGGAACCGGCCTCGGGATATCCGCGAGGGTCAGCCCGTCTGGCCCACCGCAGCAGCGATAACGGAAGCCCCGGACCAGGACCGTCCCCTTCGGGGGCGTTGCCGGTGGCTCGCAGGCCGAGTCGTGGCTCACGACGAAAGCGAGCGCGAACCCGGCCGCGGCAAGCACCGCGACGACGATTCCCAGAACCTTAACGCGCCGGCTCATACTTGTCCTTTGGATCAGAAGGCGACGCCGAAGGGGCCGTCGAGGGCGCCCGTACGAGGGGCTCAACCCCAAGGTTTCCGTTCCGGTGAGGCCGCGGGTACTAGCGAAACGGCCGACGACGTCGGATTTTGCTAGGATGTCACTGTCAATCCGATTTGCCGCCCTTGGGTTGGTCCTCGCCATCGCTCCGGCCGACCGCCCAGCCACTGCCCAAGCCCCCGATACCGCGATTGCGCGCCGGTTTGACCGCCGCGAGGAACGGATCGCGATGCGGGATGGGACCCGCCTCTTTACGGTGATCTTGACCCCGAAAGGGCCGAGCGGATCGCTCCCGATCCTGATGTCGCGAACGCCCTACGGCACCGACGGCTGGGGCGGCACGTCCGGCATGGCGACCGGGTTCAAGGAACTGATCGAGGACGGCTACATCTTCGTCTTCCAGGACATCCGGGGTCAGCACCAATCCGAGGGCACCTTCGTCATGACGCAGCCCCCGCGAGATCGCCGGGACCCGAAGAGCCTCGACGAAGCGACCGACACCTGGGACACGATCGACTGGCTCCTGGCCCACCTGCCGAGCACCAACCGCAAAGTCGGGATCCTCGGGATTTCCTATCCCGGATTCCTGGCCAACGCGTCGCTGACCGAACCGCATCCGGCCCTTACCGCCGTCAGTCCTCAGGCCACCATGGGCGACACCTGGATGGGGGATGACTTCTTCCACCAGGGCGCCTTCCGGCAATCGTACGGGATCGAGTGGGTTCACGGGCGGGAAGCGGGTCAGGCGGGGACGGGCCCCCTGCAGATTGGCCGGTGGGACACCTACGACTGGTATCGCTCATTTCCGACCCTCGACTCCCTGGCCCGGGCCGTCGGCGCTAACCGGTGGCCCACTTGGCAGC
This window harbors:
- a CDS encoding HAMP domain-containing histidine kinase; protein product: MTYAARSIAGTLLVLVVTVGVLVVGVKRSLRHELEQETRNSLTREAELFRSGMPADSAAWQGAVAEAARATGIRITVIDRTGRVVAESGVRPEDQGRIENHAERPEVAAALRGTPGFDQRLSATTGERLIYVAVPGGPGVVRMALPLDQIGILVSRAQRPVLVVALVALLLGTVLALVAARRSGRPLSDIAKSAQSIARGETPRFPFSGIPDVDQLTTNLRQMHDQLTERFEILRRKQAETAAIVDSMVEGVLSSDAKGRILTANPAVRRLLGYGETDQLPELALLFRTKDAREALATVLIGESIADRELSLGDRTYLLNARPLPTGGAVVVLHDLTRLKRLETVRRDFVANASHELKTPLTAISGYAETLLADEPGPAITKRFLETILSNALRMQRLVDDQLDLSRIESGAWTPRLDDVAIEPAAREAWALATATEPAAPNFSVELAPEATWITADADGLRQIFRNLFENAVRHTAPSGRVTVTATSDDGGIRLSVTDTGAGIGSEHLPRIFERFYRVDPSRSREQGGTGLGLAIVKHLVEGHGGRVWAESTLGAGTTIQIQWPATPS
- a CDS encoding NAD(P)-dependent alcohol dehydrogenase, yielding MSRRVKVLGIVVAVLAAAGFALAFVVSHDSACEPPATPPKGTVLVRGFRYRCCGGPDGLTLADIPRPVPDSNELLVKVRAASLNPLDWHFMRGKPYVMRLSSGLGKPKDPRAGVDFSGTVEAVGSVVTRFKPGDHVFGAGDGTFAEYLTIRENGAVVSKPDSVTFEQAAAIGVAAVTALQAVRDKGQVKPRQRVLVNGASGGVGTFAVQIAKLFSALVTGVSSTRNLDLVKSLGADHVIDYTREDFTKSAERYDVIIHNVGNHPLPEYRKVLTPKGVVVIVGGSSENRWIGPLGRFLDAAVLSPFVSQGFVMVLAQRSQKDLTVLRDLMEAGKLSSVIDRRYPLAELPAAIGYLEQGRARGKVVITME